Genomic window (Streptomyces cadmiisoli):
TCGATCCGTCGACAGCTCGACTCGACCGGCCGGCCTGTCGATCGGCCCGCTCAGGCGGCCATCATGGCCGGCTCGTCCGCCGCGTCCAGCAGCTCGATGAGCGCGGCACGGGCCCGGTTTACCCGGGACCGCACCGTCCCGACCGGGCAGTCGCTCAGCTCGGCGACCTCGGCGTACGGCAGCCCGAGCATCTGGGTGAGGACGAACGCCTCCCGGCGCTCCTCGGGCAGCGCCGCCAACAGGTCCAGCAGGGCGATGCCGTCGTCGAAGCCGGGCAGGTCACGCGGCTGGGCCAGTTCCACGGCCAGCCGCCAGTCCGCCACGTCGCTCAGCCGCGGGCGGGCCGAGGCGTACCGGTAACTGTCGATCACCGCGCGGCGGGCGATGGACAGCAGCCAGGCACGGGCGGAGGAGCGGCCCTCGAACCGGTGCAGGCTGCCGAGCGCGCGCAGGAACGTGTCCTGCGCCAGGTCGTCCACGGCCTGGGGGTCGGCGCACAGATGGGCGACGTAGCGCAGCACGTCGCGGTGCAGGGCGCGCACGAAGTGCTCGACGGCGTCGGGGTCGCCGCTCCGGGCGGCCAGCGCCCAGGCGGTGATCGATTCGTCGGCGGTCCGGGTCCCGTGGTCCTCGGTTCCGGTGCGCGACGTCTCACGTCGCTTCTCGTGCGAGGCGGGCAGGGCAGGAGTGATCACCTGATGTCCTTCTCGGTCTTCCGGGAGCCCGGCACGGCGCACACGAGAGCGCGCGGCGACGCGGGTTCCGGCGAGTGGGGATACGGGCCGTACCGGACCCGGCGGGCGTCTCCGAGCCCGCGCGGGCGTACGACCACGGCCCGAGGCGCATCGGGGCTGCCTCGGGAAACCGGCTGTCGTCAGGCGACAGCGGTCCCCAGGGGCGGGCCCCGCGAGGTGATCGCGTGAACGAGAAGGAGCAGGCGCGGAACGCGCGTCGGGCCGCGTCGCCGCGGCCGAGGACGCGGACGGTGCGGTGGCGCGGGCACCACCAGCGGCAGCCGCAGCGGCGCCGCGAGCCATCCGGCCACGGCGCGCAGAATGCGGAACACGGCCCGCTCGCCGTGCGCGAGCCACAGGCCGGCCAGCAGAGCCGCCAGCAGGTGGGCGGCGAACATCCCGGACGAGGACGAGCCGTCCATGACATGGCCGGCGCTGTGGCCCAGGTCCACGGCGTCCATCGAGTGCATGGGCATCGCGCCCGCGCCCGGCGACCCCATGTGCATGCCGGACATGTGGGTGGACATGTCGTGCTGCGCCGCCCCCGTCTCCGAAGGTGCGGGGTGCTGTCCGCCGGTCATCGACTGCGCGACGGAGAACGCCGAGTGCAGTGCCGTCTGGGCGGCGACCACGACGGCCACGATCAGCGGCAGCCCGCGTTCCCGGCCCGCCAGACACCATCCGGCGGCGGCCGTCGCGACCGCGCCGCCGGCCAGCGCCCACCAGGGGACGTGGCGGCCGGACATCAGCACGTGGCCCAGGGCGGCGAGCAGCACGCACACGGCCGCGAACACCGCGGCCCGTACCGTGCGAGAACACCACCCAGCAGTCATGACCGCCTCATCCTTGCATCCGGCGTCCGTTCGTCACCCGTCGGTACGAAAATCCGCGGTGCCCGCGACTCAATCCGGTCCCTGTGACAAGGGCCATACGGATGTGCCGGAACCGGGCTCCTGTTCCGCCCGACTCCTGCGACGGGGCTGGAGACGACGGCGTCGGCGCGATGCCGGTCGGTCGCCGACGCGGTGACCTCCGCGGCGATCACCTTCACAGGATGGCCGAAACCGGACGTATGCAGCTCGCGCCGCGCGGCAGCCGTGAGCGGTGCACCCGCGCGGACGTACGGCACAGGGGTGCCGCGCGGCACGGCCGGCGGGCGGTCGCGGCCCCGCAGCCACGCCGAGGGACCGGAACAGCCCTTCTGGCATGCTCGTACCGTGTCACTCACGCCGCCCGCCCCCGCGCCGGAGCCGGTGACCGCGGATCCGCCCGGCTCGACTCACCGCCCGCTGCTCACGCAGTCCTGGCTCGACCTGGCGTTCCTGCACTGGGCCGCCGATCCCGCGGACGTCGCGCCGCTGCTGCCCGCCGGATGCGTGCCTGACACCCTGGACGGTGTGACCTACGTCGGTCTGGTGGCCTTCCGGATGCACCGGGTCGGCTGGCTGCGGCTGCCCGGTGTGCCGTACCTGGGGAGCTTCCCGGAGACCAACGTGCGGCTCTACTCGGTGGACAGCCACGGACGCCGCGGCGTGGTCTTCCGCTCGCTGGACGCCTCCCGGCTGATCCCGGTGGCGATCGGCCGGGTCGGCTTCCGGCTCCCCTACGTCTGGTCCAGGATGGCCGTCCGCCGCGACGGCACGGTCCTGACGTACTCCAGTGCCCGGCGGCTGCCCGGGCAGCGGGGCGCCGGCAGCAGGATCGCCCTGCGGGTCGGTGAACCCATCGCGCGGCCGACGGAGTTGGAGCACTTCCTGACCGCCCGCTGGGGCATGCACACCCGTGTCCTCGGCCGGCCCGTGCACGTCCCGAACACCCACCCGCGCTGGCCCCTGCACCGCGCCGAACTCCTCACCTGCGAGGAGGACCTGGTGACCGCGGCGGGACTGCCCCGGCCGGTCGGCGCACCGGTGAGCGTGCTGTACTCGCCCGGAGTGAGCGTGCGGTTCGGCCGCCCGGCCGCGCGGCGGGGGTAGACGGCCCGCGGAGCGCGCGGGCGTCCCCGGTGGCGGACCGGAACGCGCCCGGACGGCAACAGCGCCGAAGCGGTCGTCCTACCCGTCCGGCGGGGCCGGGCGGAGCTACGGTAGGGCCGCAGCATGTCACCGATCCGCGAAGTACATCCCTTTCGAGGTGTTCCGTCGTGAGCATGAGCATCCGCAACCAACTGCCCGGCACCGTCACCGCCGTCGTCCCCGGCGAGGCCATGGCGACCGTCACCGTCCGGCTCGCCGGTGGACCGGACGTCACCGCGGCGATCACTCTGGAAGCGGTGCGGGACCTCGGTCTCGCCGAGGGGTCCGCGGTGCGCGCCCTGGTCAAGTCCACGGAGGTCTCCCTGGCCACCGGCCGCGTCAACGGCCTGTCGATCCGCAACCGGCTGCCGGGCACCGTGCGGGAGATCACCACGGGCGGTGTCATGGCCTCCGTGAAGGTCGTGACGGAAGGCGGCGTGCTGACCTCCGCGGTCACCAAGGAGGCCGTCGACGACCTCGGCCTGGCGGCGGGCTCCTCCGTCACCGCGCTGATCAAGGCGACCGAGGTCGCCCTCGCGGTCGGCTGACCGGGCGCCGGCCGGCCGCCGCGGCACATGACGGGCCGTCACGCGTCGCTCCGGGCCATCGCGGGGCACGCAGCGGGGCCTGCCGGTGCCGGTCGCCGCGACGAGGCGCCCGGCGGAACCGGTCGGTCGCCGGCCGCCGCGCGCCGGGCACGCGGACCGTGGGCCGGACGCCACGCCGGTGCGGAACCCCCCGGCTCCGGGCGCCGTTGGAGAAGTGCCGCGCCCCGGCTGCCGCCGCCCGCCGCGACGGACCTGCCCGCGCGCGCCTCGGCGCCTTCGCCTCGGCCGGCGGCCCGGTGCCGGCGGCCGGTCGCGCCACGCGCGGCACCGCGACACGGCGCGCCACCGCCGGTTACCCGAAACGGCACAAGATTAGAACCATTCCTTTTCTTGAATCGTTCGTCTTCTTGAGGGTAGGTTCGGCGCCATGACCTCATCCCGGCCTCCGAGCACCGCCGCCGAGGAGCTGCGCGGTGCGGGCCTGCGGGTGACGGCCGCCCGTGTGGCCCTGCTGGAGACCGTCCGGGCCGGTGACCACCTCGACGCCGAGGCCATCGCCTCCGGGGTGCGCGATCGCGTCGGCCACGTCTCCCTCCAGGCCGTCTACGAGGCCCTCCACGCGCTCACCGCGGCGGGACTCGTCCGCCGTATCGAACCGGCCGGCAGCCCGGCCCGGTTCGAGGGACGCGTCGGGGACAACCACCACCACCTCATCTGCCGTACGTGCGGTGTCGTCGCCGATGTCGACTGCGCGCGCGGCGATGCCCCCTGTCTGTCGGCTTCCGACGACCGCGGCTTCTCGATCGACGAGGCCGAGGTCATCTACTGGGGCCTGTGCCCCGACTGTTCCACCCGCCGCAGTTCCTGAGCACCGAGATCCACCAAGTCCGGAAGGATTCCCATGGCTGAGAACCCCGACGCAATCGTCACCGACCCCAAGACGGAGGGGGCCGGAGGCTGCCCGGTCGCGCACGGGCG
Coding sequences:
- a CDS encoding sigma-70 family RNA polymerase sigma factor; protein product: MITPALPASHEKRRETSRTGTEDHGTRTADESITAWALAARSGDPDAVEHFVRALHRDVLRYVAHLCADPQAVDDLAQDTFLRALGSLHRFEGRSSARAWLLSIARRAVIDSYRYASARPRLSDVADWRLAVELAQPRDLPGFDDGIALLDLLAALPEERREAFVLTQMLGLPYAEVAELSDCPVGTVRSRVNRARAALIELLDAADEPAMMAA
- a CDS encoding YqjF family protein, with the protein product MSLTPPAPAPEPVTADPPGSTHRPLLTQSWLDLAFLHWAADPADVAPLLPAGCVPDTLDGVTYVGLVAFRMHRVGWLRLPGVPYLGSFPETNVRLYSVDSHGRRGVVFRSLDASRLIPVAIGRVGFRLPYVWSRMAVRRDGTVLTYSSARRLPGQRGAGSRIALRVGEPIARPTELEHFLTARWGMHTRVLGRPVHVPNTHPRWPLHRAELLTCEEDLVTAAGLPRPVGAPVSVLYSPGVSVRFGRPAARRG
- a CDS encoding TOBE domain-containing protein, whose amino-acid sequence is MSMSIRNQLPGTVTAVVPGEAMATVTVRLAGGPDVTAAITLEAVRDLGLAEGSAVRALVKSTEVSLATGRVNGLSIRNRLPGTVREITTGGVMASVKVVTEGGVLTSAVTKEAVDDLGLAAGSSVTALIKATEVALAVG
- a CDS encoding Fur family transcriptional regulator, which produces MTSSRPPSTAAEELRGAGLRVTAARVALLETVRAGDHLDAEAIASGVRDRVGHVSLQAVYEALHALTAAGLVRRIEPAGSPARFEGRVGDNHHHLICRTCGVVADVDCARGDAPCLSASDDRGFSIDEAEVIYWGLCPDCSTRRSS